Proteins from a single region of Vulcanisaeta thermophila:
- a CDS encoding NTP transferase domain-containing protein, with amino-acid sequence MNVLIMAGGRGTRLGNPNKPLINVCGRPMIEAVVDSVRGLGRVYVVTTKSHTEIINWALGNGVDYVITRGLGYAEDLLEALGILGAPSLVLPGDMPLITREFVIKFLRACAYLRMPMVTLMNVRNGVSEYTGISYVRSVEFIDGLIPWVTLVTSEPTRLINVNTREDLEIVRGLCGGYS; translated from the coding sequence ATGAATGTGTTGATAATGGCCGGTGGGAGGGGCACAAGGCTGGGTAACCCCAACAAGCCCCTGATAAACGTTTGCGGTAGGCCCATGATAGAGGCAGTGGTGGATTCCGTTAGGGGGTTGGGCAGGGTCTACGTGGTAACCACCAAGTCCCACACGGAAATAATAAACTGGGCCTTGGGTAATGGTGTTGATTACGTAATAACCAGGGGCCTGGGTTACGCGGAGGATCTCCTCGAGGCCCTGGGGATCCTCGGGGCCCCAAGCCTCGTCCTCCCTGGGGACATGCCCCTAATAACCAGGGAGTTCGTGATTAAATTCCTAAGGGCGTGTGCATACCTTAGGATGCCCATGGTCACCCTGATGAACGTGAGGAACGGTGTCAGTGAGTATACGGGGATTAGTTATGTGAGGAGTGTTGAGTTCATTGATGGTTTAATTCCCTGGGTCACCCTAGTGACCAGCGAACCCACCAGGCTCATTAATGTGAATACCAGGGAGGATTTGGAAATTGTGAGGGGTCTCTGTGGGGGTTACAGTTGA
- a CDS encoding histone deacetylase family protein encodes MIGIVYDESFLMHKPPRQHVENPERVLAIMSALNPLRPIIDGPVRGALDWVRRVHDEFYVETIEGACGQGPMFIDADTYVSPRTCEAAVNAVGAVIRGVDRVLSGEWDSAYAVVRPPGHHAGFSGRALMAPTQGFCIFNNVAVGARYALERGVRKVLILDIDVHHGNGTQEIFYSNPRVLYISLHQDPLTLYPGTGFIHEVGEGEGAGFNVNIPLPPGTGDDAYIEALDTVVWPITEQFKPDLIMVSLGFDAHMLERIASLRLTLNTYRELFTKLRNLIGRVRGVVYVLEGGYNYDVLARGSELLVRTMEGREVEVGEEPSETEPTVLARVRKNLEEVREMLRDYWNLA; translated from the coding sequence ATGATTGGGATTGTGTATGATGAGTCCTTCCTAATGCACAAGCCGCCCAGGCAGCATGTGGAGAATCCCGAGAGGGTCCTGGCAATAATGAGTGCGCTAAATCCCCTGAGACCCATTATTGATGGCCCCGTTAGGGGCGCCCTGGACTGGGTTAGGAGGGTCCATGATGAGTTCTATGTGGAGACCATAGAGGGGGCTTGTGGGCAGGGCCCCATGTTCATAGACGCGGACACATACGTAAGCCCCAGGACATGCGAGGCCGCTGTGAATGCCGTGGGCGCCGTGATTAGGGGTGTGGATAGGGTATTGAGTGGTGAGTGGGACTCGGCATACGCCGTGGTCAGGCCCCCTGGGCACCACGCAGGCTTCTCGGGAAGGGCCCTCATGGCACCCACACAGGGCTTCTGCATCTTTAACAACGTGGCCGTGGGCGCCAGGTACGCGCTGGAGCGTGGTGTTAGGAAGGTCCTGATCCTGGATATTGATGTTCACCATGGTAATGGGACCCAGGAAATATTCTACAGCAACCCGAGGGTACTCTACATAAGCCTCCACCAGGACCCACTAACCCTCTACCCAGGCACGGGCTTCATCCACGAGGTTGGTGAGGGGGAGGGCGCGGGCTTCAACGTCAATATACCGCTACCGCCCGGTACGGGTGATGACGCCTACATAGAGGCCCTGGACACGGTGGTTTGGCCAATAACGGAACAATTCAAGCCGGATTTAATAATGGTCTCCCTGGGCTTTGACGCCCACATGCTCGAGAGAATAGCGAGCCTTAGGTTGACACTAAACACGTACCGTGAATTATTCACTAAATTACGAAACCTAATAGGGAGGGTTAGGGGCGTTGTTTACGTCCTAGAGGGTGGGTATAACTACGATGTGCTTGCAAGGGGCTCCGAACTCCTGGTTAGGACTATGGAGGGCAGGGAGGTCGAGGTTGGTGAGGAGCCCAGTGAGACCGAACCCACCGTGCTCGCCAGGGTCAGGAAGAACCTTGAGGAGGTTAGGGAGATGCTCAGGGATTACTGGAACCTGGCTTGA
- the rqcH gene encoding ribosome rescue protein RqcH, translating into MQRRKNTLNILDLVAVVRELNYLVGSILDKAYLMGDSLILRFRHGAEKQFLIANAHRFGLTSYVSELGGEGLLGLRRLLENSRLRGLGLMNMDRIVKLDLGDGSLIIELLEPWNAIYVDSEGTVRWALRNYRGKDRTVTPGLKYVPPPQVFVRITENNDSVMNSLLRYDSLMRALSRGLGLGPEVAQEVCARASLDCASGVSENALVKALNTARSVFNEVSQGPLEPTIYYVGGEPITVTPIRYVSISTGEAKSYPTFNTAVDEYFHMIELNESLMKKLESVNSEIARLERSSEELMVKAEEFRRGARELRLKAETVLNWKYVIEELMNTLRNYWYSYKDEFSELIRNMEYQGIRVVGFEPSRKLVTLDINGIVVSIPLNGDVGDLINDLFSRARELERKAQGAEDALSQLRARIEELSRARDEYSRELRVRVTKVVYGAREWFERFRWFITSGGKLVIAGRDATQNEVLVKRYMRPWDIFMHADIPGGSVVILRLGRGEDPSEEELREAAQYAVSHSRAWVMGVMALDAFYVRGEQVTKEAPSGEYLGKGSFMIYGSRGWVRGVELRLGVGVRLDEVDDTVLVRVVTAPPSAIARLANYYAIIRPGGTDRARLGRELYEGFVNKDPRVGRALRIDNIVEALPGPSVVEGVYEGRPMTWSEVKGLVGE; encoded by the coding sequence ATGCAACGTAGGAAGAACACCCTGAACATACTGGACTTGGTGGCTGTGGTTAGGGAGCTAAACTACCTAGTGGGTTCCATACTGGATAAGGCATACCTAATGGGTGACTCATTAATACTCAGGTTCAGGCATGGCGCGGAGAAGCAGTTCCTAATAGCCAACGCCCACAGATTCGGCCTAACTAGCTACGTAAGCGAGCTGGGCGGTGAGGGACTCCTGGGCCTCAGGAGGCTCCTCGAGAACTCCAGACTCAGGGGCTTGGGGCTTATGAACATGGACAGGATTGTGAAGCTGGACCTGGGCGATGGCTCGTTAATCATAGAATTACTGGAGCCCTGGAACGCCATTTACGTGGACAGCGAGGGCACGGTTAGGTGGGCCCTGAGGAATTACAGGGGTAAGGACAGGACAGTGACCCCAGGGCTTAAGTACGTACCACCACCCCAGGTCTTCGTAAGGATAACCGAAAACAATGACTCGGTGATGAACTCCCTACTGAGGTATGATTCATTGATGAGGGCCTTATCGAGGGGCCTCGGGCTTGGTCCAGAGGTGGCGCAGGAGGTGTGCGCCAGGGCATCTCTGGACTGCGCATCCGGCGTGAGTGAGAATGCCCTGGTGAAGGCCCTGAACACAGCGAGGTCCGTCTTCAACGAGGTCTCCCAGGGACCACTGGAACCCACCATTTACTACGTGGGTGGTGAGCCCATTACAGTGACTCCCATTAGGTACGTATCCATAAGCACGGGCGAGGCCAAGTCATACCCAACATTCAACACAGCCGTTGATGAGTACTTCCACATGATTGAGCTTAATGAGTCATTAATGAAAAAGCTGGAGTCGGTGAATAGCGAGATAGCGAGGCTTGAGAGGTCCAGTGAGGAGTTGATGGTTAAGGCTGAGGAATTTAGGAGGGGCGCCAGGGAGTTGAGGCTTAAGGCTGAGACGGTGCTCAATTGGAAGTACGTTATTGAGGAGTTAATGAACACACTAAGGAATTACTGGTACTCGTACAAGGATGAGTTCAGCGAGTTGATTAGGAATATGGAGTACCAGGGGATTAGGGTCGTGGGTTTCGAACCATCGAGGAAGTTGGTTACCCTGGACATAAACGGCATCGTGGTCTCAATACCGCTCAATGGGGATGTTGGGGACTTAATCAACGACTTGTTCAGTAGGGCCAGGGAGCTTGAACGTAAGGCTCAGGGCGCCGAGGATGCACTGAGCCAGTTGAGGGCTAGGATTGAGGAGTTGAGTAGGGCTAGGGATGAGTATAGTAGGGAGCTTAGGGTGAGGGTTACCAAGGTGGTTTATGGTGCCAGGGAGTGGTTTGAGAGGTTTAGGTGGTTCATAACCAGCGGGGGCAAGTTAGTCATTGCCGGTAGGGATGCCACGCAGAATGAGGTGTTGGTTAAGCGATACATGAGGCCCTGGGACATATTCATGCACGCGGACATTCCAGGGGGCTCCGTGGTCATACTAAGGCTGGGCAGGGGTGAGGACCCAAGTGAGGAGGAATTGAGGGAGGCCGCTCAGTACGCCGTGTCCCACTCCAGGGCCTGGGTCATGGGCGTAATGGCGCTGGACGCGTTCTACGTGAGGGGTGAGCAGGTAACCAAGGAGGCGCCCTCAGGCGAGTACCTGGGTAAGGGTAGCTTCATGATCTACGGCAGTAGGGGTTGGGTTAGGGGTGTGGAGCTTAGGTTGGGCGTTGGTGTTAGGCTTGATGAGGTTGATGACACGGTCCTAGTTAGGGTGGTAACCGCACCGCCGAGCGCCATTGCGAGGCTGGCCAATTACTACGCCATAATAAGGCCAGGCGGTACCGACAGGGCTAGGCTGGGTAGGGAGTTGTACGAGGGGTTTGTGAATAAGGACCCACGTGTGGGTAGGGCTCTCAGGATCGATAACATAGTGGAGGCATTACCAGGCCCCTCGGTGGTTGAGGGGGTTTACGAGGGCAGGCCCATGACTTGGAGCGAGGTCAAGGGTTTGGTTGGTGAGTGA